Within the Medicago truncatula cultivar Jemalong A17 chromosome 4, MtrunA17r5.0-ANR, whole genome shotgun sequence genome, the region TGGTTTGTTGGGGATTGTTTTGCAGATAGTTTGGGGTTGAGGCTATTGTATGCTTCTGTTTTTCATTTTCGTAAAGGCTCAGGTTTAGCTTGGCTTTGCTTGCTTCAGGGTGTTCCGAGGTGGCAAAACTTGTTGCGTTTTAGGGTGTTCCGTCTATATATGGcgccttttgttttctttattccTTTTCGTTTATTCCGCGTGTTGTTTGTGCTTCTTGTACAACTCATCGAGAATAAATTTGGCTgattctaaaaaaaagaaaggagcaTAACGACATCAAAGAGAATAGAATGTGTCTCAACTAAACTCTAATTCTTTCTCAagtgctcatatatattattagaaaaggggaaaaatacatataaaaaagcaaaaaaaatactagGTGGACATAATCAACACAAAAGTGGTAAAACTCTTCTTGAAAGATCTTCTTGTGGGTTGAGTGAGGGCTAAAAATTGAAGataatttcttataatttatttgtatCATTTGTAAAGATCATTGATGGAGGATTGAAAAGTTGTTTCTCCGACAAATGTATGTCAATTTAAGTTGActtaaataaatagttttggTGTGTTAATTCCTatatcatgtttatatttattttttgatttgatcgtggatttatgtttatatactttcgattttatttttgtcaaaaaaaaattaattcaacctctttttttctaaaaaaaacttcaacattgtgtgtgtgtttttttttaattttaaaatgaatgaaacGGTGAGTTTAAGAAAGTATGGTCCACTCCActagaagaagagagagagagagagaagcaaTGAAAGCAGAATAAGAAACCGCAACGACAAGATGAAGTTTCATCCACAAATATTGGTGTTGTGTTTGTTGTCTTAACCAAGAAACAAACACATTGAACCAAAAATGGAACTCTTACATTTCCACGCTTCCGATTTCCCCACGCGCCACCATTATCTTTCCAAACCAACCACCTTTTCCACCACCACTCACCGCCGCTTACTCTCACTATTCTTCCCCACCCGACCCACCCGCTCCACCACCCTCCGGTGGTCCAGTACTCCAAGAGCATGCTCCGTAGAAGTTCCCGGTGGAGGAAAGATGGTGATAGAGCTTGTCGGTGCTTTCAATGATTTGACTGAGAGGATGAAGGTGTTGTCCACAAGTTCCTCTGGTCTTCTTTTCAAATCATTGAAACTTTCTATTCCTGTTCTTCAAACTTCTCCTCTCACTCCTGATGGTCGTTCTCCTCTTTCCAAAGCCTTATCCATTGCCATGCTTCTCGCTGATCTTCAGGTACCATTACTTTCgttcattttcatgtattcaaTGATtccataatttatatatttgctgtaaaaagttttacacaACTAATTTATACGTGTGACTTTAGAAGCACTTACGATTAAAGTTTTATCTTAAACTTCTAGTATATCAATGACATAtaaggaaaataaatttgacaTTTTGAGAGCGATGAAGACagtatttttaatgatttttttattcagATAAGTAGTTTAccttaactaattaaaaaatagaaaaacttaGAAGGTTGTTGATGTATAATGTTAGATAATAGATATGGAAGTTTACAACTTGACCTTATATGTATGCGTTGGTGAAACTTTTGGAGGCGGTAGAATTGATTTCAGAggtgtataattgattttgacatgttttgacgttcttgcataaaatttattttgcctCTATAATTGATTCTAACTGAAGCTAGAATTTGGAGCTTTTGCCTCTACAATTGATTTTTAGCCTTTCACTTTTACATAATGTATACAGACACACACATAaccaatttatttaaaatcaaacatagaacttataaaaaaaacctttaagAGTATAGTagctgttttcaacttattattTTAAAGTCAGTAGTTGTAAAATCGTTTCAAGTTTTACTTTCTTACAAGTGTTTGTTAAAATTTATCGAAACAAACTCTTACTGAAATTATTAGAAGCTCTCGTTGAGTGTCATAATTTCATTGCCGTTTATTGTTTCTTTATAGTAAATGTGATTGCAGATGGATGCAGAAGTCATATCTGCTGGAATATTGAGAGAGGTGTTGGAAGTAGGTGAGTTAAATCTACATGAAATTCGAAGTCAGATAGGTTCTGCAACTGCTCATTTGCTACACGAGAGTTTGCGTGTTAAGAACTTTGCATCTAGAGTAGACATTCTGGATGACGAGAATGCTGCTGCTTTGAGAAAGTTCTGTCTCACTTACTACGACATTAGAGCTTTGATTTTGGACTTGGCTTTGAAGCTTGACATGATGAGGCATCTTGGTCACCTTCCAAGGTATCAGCAGCAGATCATTTCTCTGCAAGTTATGAAAATATATGCTCCTCTTGCTCATGCTGTGGGAACTAACTACATATCACTTGAATTGGAAGATCTCTCATTTCAGTATTTGTTTCCTTATTCATATCTTTATGTGGATACATGGTTGAGAAGTCAGGAGACAGGTGGTATATCTCTTATCGACGTATACAAAGATGAATTGCTTGAGTCACTAAAATCTGATCCCATACTTGCGGAATTGGTGGATGATATCTCAGTTAAAGGTCGTTATAAAAGTCGTTACAGCACAATGAAGAAGCTCTTGAAGGATGGTCGGAGACCAGAAGATGTAAATGATGTGCTTGGACTACGAGTGGTGTTGAACCCTAAGTCTAGAGAAAATGCGTTGGAAGCTGGAGAGAGAGCGTGCTACAGGGCTCATCAAATCATCCAATCTATGTGGAAAGAAATCCCTTCTCGGACTAAAGATTATATTTCCAGGCCAAAAGGGAATGGATACAGAAGTTTGCATATGGCAGTGGATGTAAGTGAAATTGGGAGGACTAGACCCTTGATGGAAATACAGATAAGAACAACCGAAATGGATAGGT harbors:
- the LOC11428310 gene encoding probable GTP diphosphokinase CRSH, chloroplastic, encoding MELLHFHASDFPTRHHYLSKPTTFSTTTHRRLLSLFFPTRPTRSTTLRWSSTPRACSVEVPGGGKMVIELVGAFNDLTERMKVLSTSSSGLLFKSLKLSIPVLQTSPLTPDGRSPLSKALSIAMLLADLQMDAEVISAGILREVLEVGELNLHEIRSQIGSATAHLLHESLRVKNFASRVDILDDENAAALRKFCLTYYDIRALILDLALKLDMMRHLGHLPRYQQQIISLQVMKIYAPLAHAVGTNYISLELEDLSFQYLFPYSYLYVDTWLRSQETGGISLIDVYKDELLESLKSDPILAELVDDISVKGRYKSRYSTMKKLLKDGRRPEDVNDVLGLRVVLNPKSRENALEAGERACYRAHQIIQSMWKEIPSRTKDYISRPKGNGYRSLHMAVDVSEIGRTRPLMEIQIRTTEMDRLAVGGMASHSLYKAGLTNPEEAKRLKTIMLAAAELAALRLKDFPSANHKGIEFDQRDRVFRLLDKNGDGKISIEELTEVIEELGAPGEDAHDMMLLLDSNSDGSLSSDEFQMFQKQVEMVRNLEDRDDEYKKILDEKLHMADDSGLIQVYNKEFGNRLVS